In Ranitomeya imitator isolate aRanImi1 unplaced genomic scaffold, aRanImi1.pri SCAFFOLD_316, whole genome shotgun sequence, one genomic interval encodes:
- the LOC138654572 gene encoding homeobox protein not2-like — protein sequence MQPTPIIPGLGQHLAQAPALPAAIQDQTTPKKAFDIDSLLSREDRPAPRVIVEEPGWQMSPAPHGYSYGAMSYPPVWLYQPAAFPGYVQPQQHYGPLSGGCRCPYPLCSHRDLTNTLGTMCPIGSLPCKTGPYKPKRFRTIFSPEQLERLEKDFLKQQYMVGTDRVDLAASLGLTETQVKVWFQNRRIKWRKQSLEQKMAKLSQVRVVPEDPPASDSREERENEVGVVQ from the exons ATGCAgcctactcccatcatcccagggCTTGGCCAGCACTTGGCTCAGGCTCctgctctgccagcggccattcaggaCCAGACAACACCCAAGAAAGCCTTTGATATTGATTCCCTACTATCCAGGGAGGACAGACCGGCTCCCCGAGTCATTGTGGAGGAACCTGGATGGCAGATGTCCCCTGCACCCCATGGCTACTCCTATGGGGCCATGTCCTACCCTCCAGTGTGGCTCTACCAACCTGCAGCCTTCCCCGGCTATGTTCAGCCCCAGCAGCATTACGGACCACTCAGTGGAGGGTGCAGATGTCCGTACCCCCTGTGCAGCCACAGAG ATCTTACCAACACACTCGGCACCATGTGTCCCATAGGATCTCTGCCCTGCAAGACAGGACCTTACAAGCCGAAGAGATTCAGGACGATCTTCTCTCCAGAACAGCTGGAAAGGCTGGAGAAAGATTTCCTAAAGCAGCAGTACATGGTGGGGACAGATCGAGTGGACCTGGCTGCCTCACTTGGCCTCACGGAAACCCAG GTGAAGGTGTGGTTCCAGAATCGCCGAATAAAGTGGAGGAAACAAAGCCTGGAGCAAAAAATGGCTAAACTGTCCCAGGTTAGAGTCGTCCCCGAAGACCCACCAGCCTCAGATTCCAGAGAGGAGAGGGAGAATGAAGTAGGTGTGGTTCAGTAG